The following proteins are encoded in a genomic region of Triticum dicoccoides isolate Atlit2015 ecotype Zavitan chromosome 1B, WEW_v2.0, whole genome shotgun sequence:
- the LOC119350272 gene encoding BTB/POZ and MATH domain-containing protein 1-like has protein sequence AEPESSTTIVGSSVFHFKLDYEQVRQLPTGKSVFSDAVSAGGHLWRIECLPRGVNEADREYVSIFLEHMSKSKSVGAFFEVLLMGRDGKPCLSHIRRAFETFEITEDGDTFGWHQFRKGTVVEKDYLTGRHVTFVCAIMVVDDSPILVPSSDIGTHLGRLLDRAHGTDVSFVVDDVTFRAHPAVLAARSPVFRAELFGSMSEATMPSITLHDIKPATFKVMLRFIYTDELPEEDELEDSSAQMFQDLLAAADRYALDRLKIICAQKLWQKVSVDTVATILAWAENYNCQELKNKCIDFFVVEENFRKAMFTDGYGLLLLKFPAIIDELRKRV, from the coding sequence GCAGAGCCGGAGTCGAGCACCACCATTGTGGGCTCTTCCGTCTTCCACTTCAAACTGGACTACGAGCAAGTCAGGCAGCTTCCCACCGGCAAGTCCGTCTTCTCCGATGCCGTCTCCGCCGGGGGACACCTCTGGAGGATTGAGTGCTTGCCGCGTGGGGTGAACGAGGCCGACAGGGAGTATGTTTCTATCTTCCTCGAGCACATGAGCAAATCCAAAAGTGTTGGGGCATTCTTCGAGGTCTTGTTGATGGGCAGGGACGGCAAACCATGCCTGTCGCATATACGTAGGGCATTTGAAACCTTTGAGATCACGGAAGACGGCGACACCTTTGGATGGCATCAGTTCAGGAAGGGGACTGTTGTGGAGAAAGACTACTTGACAGGGAGACACGTCACATTTGTGTGCGCGATCATGGTCGTCGATGACAGTCCTATTCTCGTCCCATCTTCAGACATCGGGACCCATCTTGGCCGTCTGCTAGATCGTGCTCACGGGACAGACGTGTCATTCGTCGTCGACGATGTGACATTCCGTGCACACCCAGCGGTGCTTGCTGCCCGCTCGCCGGTGTTTAGAGCAGAGCTCTTCGGTTCCATGTCTGAGGCTACAATGCCATCCATCACGCTGCACGACATCAAACCTGCAACGTTCAAAGTTATGCTTCGGTTTATTTACACGGATGAATTGCCCGAAGAAGACGAGCTTGAGGACTCTTCTGCCCAGATGTTTCAAGATCTACTCGCTGCGGCCGATCGGTATGCACTGGATCGACTGAAGATTATTTGTGCTCAGAAGCTGTGGCAGAAAGTGTCTGTTGACACAGTTGCAACTATCTTGGCTTGGGCTGAAAACTACAACTGTCAGGAGTTGAAGAACAAGTGCATTGACTTCTTTGTGGTGGAGGAAAATTTCAGGAAGGCCATGTTCACTGATGGTTATGGGTTGTTGCTTTTGAAATTCCCAGCTATTATTGATGAGCTAAGGAAGAGAGTTTAG